Part of the Oncorhynchus mykiss isolate Arlee chromosome 23, USDA_OmykA_1.1, whole genome shotgun sequence genome is shown below.
TTGCCCTTACGGACAAGGCCCCGGCCTCAGCTCTCGAGCCTCTACCAGACCTCGACGAGCGGGAGGGCTGAGAGGGGTCCGACAGAGAGGTGCTCCTGGAGGTGCTGTCTTCCTCGGACTGTTCTCCCTGTGTCTTTTTCTCGTCGTCTGATAGGCGGTTGGCCAGCTTTAGCGTCTCCCCGCTAATGCCCTTAAAGTACTCGATGGTGCGTTTACAAACCTCGCTGGCGTTCTCCCTACTCGTCTCACCTGACGAGCTAACCTGAGACCTGTCTTTGATGGGCAACCTGGAGGGAAACTGTATAGCTACTCTTTCCCTGCTAGACTGAGTTGTTACCTGCACTGATATTGGGGAGCTGGGTGTGCTGCTCTTTTTAATATCTTTGATTGGGATTCTAGACCTGGGCTCTACTTTGGCAATGACAGGCTCtgctcttctcctcacctcaGCCTTGACAACCTGTTTGGGTTTTTGCTTCCCTATTGCTGTGCCTTGTGTATGGAACGACCACCCTGGCGCTTTGACAGGCAGCCTCGACTTTTGCTGCTTCGCCTCAGCTTCCTTGATGGCTTCACTTTGTCTTTGTTCAGCCTGAACACTGTTTTCTTCTACTTCTAGAGAGTCTCTACAGAACAAAGCTTCAATCCTACTGGCTTTCTGAAGGGTGGGTTCAGAAGACGACTGCAAATTAAACACCACACTGCCACATTGTATATAGTTAGCCTGGACGCTAGAGGACTCaaggttattgttgttattgcagTTCTCTGCAGGGTAATCTCTTCTTTCTGACAGCTTTGGGTCTCTGTATCCGCTAAACTGACTCCCCAGTGACTGGTTTTCCAAGCTAATGTATTCTGGCATCTGACTTTCTGACATCTCTGCCTTATAATCTGTGTGATCCCCCGAGTCTTTTTTCACTGTAATGGCTATTCCCATCTTAATGGGGGTGCGTAATTTGGGGTCAACTTTAGAGGCCGTAATCGTGAATGAGGACGTGGTCTCGGCTACTGTGTCACCAGAAGGCGCATCGGTACAGCCAGTGTCAGTGCCAGTCTGTGCAGGGCTGCACTTTGCTGATGTGCTGCTTTCTGTGGCAGTCTCTAACTtcaccccctcacccctctcccctgtTTTTGACTGAGAGGTAACTACCCCTGGACTCTTGCCCCCTCTCCCCTTGTCCCCTGATTTCCCATCAGAGGAATGCTCACCAATCTGGAAAAATTGAAGTCTCTCTTCAACAAAGTCCCGCTTGCTCATGTCAATTGCACCACTGCGCGTCATCTCAAACATCTTCCCCTCATGGAAGGGGAAAGGGTTAGGCTCGCTAGTCGGTGTGCTTTCATCAGTCGGGGTTCTAGCAGGGGTAGTGTCTGGAGTGGTGGCTTGCGATTTGTCCTCCACAGACAAACCAAAAGGCTTGGGATCTTCTTCTCTCGCTTTGGCATCAAaaactccttctccttctccccctttgCTTGACCAGGGGTCAAAGTCTAAGCCTTTCGTGGCGACTGTTTTGAAGGTAGAGTTTAACTCCTCTTCGAGTTGACAACGGAAATAGTTATCTGCAAAGTCTTGTCTATCACCCTGTCTATCTGGATGTCTTCCCTCAAGAGTGTAGTCTTTTTCATCTCCGGTGTTTTGGTCTGAGTTTGCTTTCCCATTATCCCCTCCATCCTCACTTGGCGTTTTCTCCTCCTCTATGACTTCAAGCTTTGATTGACTAAAGGAACGATCACATGTCTTGCCGTCATTGGACAGGCTTGATGTTTTAGGGTCTTGTTCACTCAATCCATCATCCTCATCTTGAAGGTCATAGCCATCGAGAGAGTCTATTTCAGTGGCATCTGTGTCATGAGAGAACTCAGCAGTTGTGGCTATGGAGCAGTCTGTGATTGACTGGTCGTTGCCATTTTTCTCTAAGTCTACATCCTCTTCTTTTTCAACGCCATTCGTGCCTGACTCCTTGTTGTTTCCGTTCCTCTCAGGCTTTTGGGGTTTTAAAagcttctctccttcctccttctccttcatCTTGAAGGTGTACTTTTTGTTGGGAATGGGATGGAAGACAGACTCATCGTCGCTAGAGTCACTGTCGTCTGCTCCAGGTGGAACTGGAGAGGGAGGTTGAACCCTGATGATGGGCTCTGCAAGGAGGTGCCGATCATGCTCCTCTTGGAGGTTCACCTCCATCATCTCTGTCTCAGCCTCTGAGGAGGCACAAGATCCCCTCTTATCAGGGTCAGAATGCTCTGCCTCTAAAGGCGGAGGGGGGGGAAACTCAATGTAAGCGACTCTTTTCTCTTTGTGTCGTTTCAGTGTTTCCTGATTTCGGTTGGAGGGTTCTGATGAGGCAGGCTTGGTTTTCTTTGGCAGAGACTCCTTGTAGACGAAGGTCTTTCCTTCGTCTTCTTCAGACTCCTCTGCTATTGGAATGGGCATTCCGGGCATGTATCCAATTACGGAATCTGGCGTTCTGGAGGCAAGGCTCACCTCCTCAGAACTTGGTGTCTCAGGAGTAACAGGACTTTTGCCAGAGCTGTCCATGAGAGTAACTTGCTCTAGAGTGTCATCCTCTGGGCTGCCTTGAGGAGATGGGGTCTGTTTTTGTTTAATGGTGTAACGCGCTCCCCGTGTCTCATGCACTGTTCGGCTCTCGTGACTCACTATCTTTTTGTATGTTCCCAGCTGCTCAGCTGTTTCTTTTTCGTATTTCTTGCCCACTTGGATGCTAACATAAACTGGCAAAGGTTTGATGTCTTTGAAACCCTCAATAACAATGTTTTCCAAGTACCCTACTTGATCGCTATCTATACCATTACACACTACAGTTGACTGACTACTATCAAAAGAATCAGATGATGTTTCTACTGATGAGCAGTTTGTGGATTTTCTGGATTCAGAGCCGCTGTGTAACCTATTTCTAGCTAAAGTAGGTATTTGTAACCCTGGCCTTTCACACAGTTTAACAGAGGTATCAAATTTTAATGAAGTGGATTGATGATTTTCTGAGAAACTAGATGGCATTCTAACAGGAATTTGCGATTCCGAGTTTTTTTTTAGACCACCGGTACTATTTGGGTTTTCTCGGACCACAAGCTCTGTGTAAATTATTTTCTTGGTTGTCTCATCTTTTTTGGCTATTCCATCTCTAAAACCCTGCTGTTCTCTTTGTGAATTGTGGTCTTTGTGAATTGACACTTGGGGTTGATAGTTTCCATTTCCATGACATTCCCAAGTTTTGAAGGACTTTTTTTCTTCCTGTTCATTTCCGTTTGTGCCGTGTTTAGGAGATGAGTAAATATACCTATTAGCACTGGGGCTTGGTCCACTAGATCCTCTTACCTCACTTTCTAGAACCTTCCTTGTACATCCTGGACTGTCTGGTGATTTGGGGATATTTGAGCCTGCAAAAACTTGATACACAGGCAGCTTACTTTCCAGGAGTTTTCTTACTGGGGGATTTGACGTGTGTCCCCATTGTGGACCCGTATCTTGCTTTTGAGCCTCTTGTTCAAAATGTAGCCTAACAGCGCTGACTTTGGAGGATGACATTTGAAAAGGTTTAGAGGCATCACCCACATTTCCCTGTGAGATGCCATCCCCTGGTTTTCTATTGTCATCCTTATATTGTAGCAGCACTCTCCTCTCTGGGCTGCTTGGTAAACTAGCACATTTTCTATCATTGGAGCCAAACCTGTCTCTGAAACGGTCTCTACATTCTTCACCACTGCCCCCATTCCTGTATGCTGATCTTTCAGGACTGCTGTGCGTAGAGCTAGGCCCTGATCGTGTTTCCCTAAAGTCGGACCTACGGGACTTCTTCTCAGGGGAAGAAAGCTCATCGTTCAGTTTCTCTGTCTTATCACGAAAAAACTGAGAGACTTCGCTAAGCTTTTCCTCTGCTTCCTTAACAGTTCTGTCTACTCTGTCTTCATATATCAGCTTTTCTCTATTCTTGCTCTGTCTGTCATCAGTGACACGCATCCAAACAGAGTGCTTTGGGCTGCCAGGTTCTGAGGAATACTGCAACAGTGTTAGTTTGTCAAAGTTATCGTCTACATTGGCAATTTGACCTGATTTGTCTGTGTTTGATGACTTCAAAATATATTCTTGCCTTGATCCACTAGACCTTCCCTGACTATAACAACTCCTATCTGGGGATTGAAAACGAGACCTGTCCCTTAAATACTCCTCAGTGTCAGAGTGAGACGAGTCTGGTTTCTCAGAGAGAAGCATTTTGTCGGCAAAGTTGTAAGACTCTCCTCTTAGTTCTGATGATTCATCATCATTATATTCCACAGAGTGCTGGCTGAGTAGCTTTAGGGTTTTGTACGAGTCGTCTGCCATGAGCTGTTCAGAGCTTGGATGACTATCATCTTCCTGTGTCATGGGCGTGTTTACTCTGGAAGACTCTAGGTAACAGGGGAGCGATTCTTCaggctcctcctctccctgtcgtGACATTCCACTGTTCCCTTGGTAGAAGTACATCTCCTTCTCTGGGCGATTTTTTGTCTCCCGGATGATGACCTCAGTTGGTTCAGTTTTGTTGCCCTTTTCAATGTGAACTTCAATTATTCTTTCAACTTTGGGTTTTGAGCTGATATCTTCAAGAACTCTCTGTGATGTGTCATCGTTGCCGGCCTTGTGCTCAAACAGTCCAGCAAGTTCTCTGGAGGGATCCCTGCCGGACTGGAAAGCTTTCATGATATCATGCACTGACATTGATTCTTCAATCCTCTCTGATGTATTCTCTTtactctggggtttgtggtacacCATTCGGGTGGTAGTTGTGATGTGGGTCTCTTCCTTAACTCGCATGCCCTTGCCCATCGAGTCATCGTCCGGGCTGATTTTCATCTGAAATGATTTTGTTTGGTCCACATTGGATGCATTCAGCCCTTTGGGCTCAGCATCAATGTATCTAACCTCCCTTGTATCCTCCGTCATTGGTTGCTTGTTATCTTCAGGAGACTCATAGCTCCTAATAACATGAACAACCTCAGTCCTTGTCTCCGTGATTACTGGTGGAATATCCTGGAAAAGCGTCTTGGGTCCCATGCCTTCTGCACTCTGTGGGGCAGATGGCGTCCTTTCACTCCTTGTCTCAAAGCCACTGTCTGAGAGGGGACTCTTGTCCTGGTCATGTGCGATGTCATCTGGAGATTCTAACATGGCATCAGGCCCAAATAGCACATCTGCTAGTTTACAGAGCTCCTTTTCTGAGGCAGAGGACCGCATGTTTGCGGGTGGCATTTTCAGCTTGTGCTCAGGTTTAAGCATACgtttctgtttctcctctccttctcgtCTAACCTCATCAGATCTATGCTTTACATCTGCAATTTTTGAGATAGAGCTACTGCCAATGTCATTTGTCAAGTAGTCTACTACCTTCGATAGATTGAAATCTCTGTCTGGTATAGTCTTAGTTTTGATTTGAGGGACCACTGTCTCATATCTTGGTGGATAACTCCAGTTGCTTTGCTGGGGATCCACTGGCACTTGTTTAGAGAACTGTACCTCGTCTGTTGTATTTGTTTTAAAAGCTGTCTTGTTAATCTTTGCCGTATCCTTGGTTAGGATCTCACTAACTTTGACCAGGTCCTGTTTCACTTTCTCTACAATTCTGTAAGGCTCCTCGTCCTCCATTCTAGCCTCTTTGGGGAAGTCAGACTGGAAACCTTTGGAGGCTGAACTTGGTTCTGTTTGCAAGATGTTAGACATCCGTATCAAGTCCTCTTTCATTTCTGCCACGTCCTTCAGTATCTCTTGGCTGGAGGACAGCGGGGATGAGGTGGTGGATTTTAGGGCAGCCGGGGACATGAATAAGGGGGATTTGACAGGTGACAGAGTTCTGGCAAAGGAAGACTGGGCTTGAGAGTTTGTCTCAGCAGGCATAGTTTTTCGAGGGGACAAGAGGGCAGCAGCTGACTTTGACACCTCAGGGAGCTTTTTAAATTGGGGTTCTGGCAAAACATTTATAATTGAATACACTGGGACAGTCATTGGGCTTGGTGGGTTTAGTGGGGACCGTAAAGAGGCATATAGGGAACTAGAGGCTGAGGATCTTATGGACTGGTAAGAGGATGACGCTGAGGAGGACATGGACTTGAGAGTGCCATATCCAGAGGCAGAGCAGGAATTGAACGTTTTTTCAACCTCGTCAAAGGCTGCATTTACGCTTGTTGTTGCTGCATTGGTGGTTGCCTGTATCCTCCCCTGTAAGCTGCTGGAGAGTAGGGATGTGGGGGAGGAGGAGCGGTACTTTGTAGGGGATACTGTTCCATTGATCAGAGCTGCAGCACTAGGAGGAGTGTTGGATTTAATTGGTgatgagagggaggaaaagagactCCTTGAGGGGCTTGAGGGGTCTGCACTGGACCGGACAGAGGAGAGGCCAGGAACAGTTTTTATAGGAGAGGACGATGTTGTTGTGCCAGTGCCCACAATGACACCCTTGAATGGAAGAGTTGAACTGTACATGTTCAGTGAGGATTTAGGGGAAGCAGGTGGCGTCATAGTGATTGATGACCTTTCTAGCAGACACCCTCCACCAGTGGTGATAGGAGAGGTTCTAGTAGACAATGCTGCCAGTCCCTTGATGGAAACATGGTCTGGAATGCTTCTGACTGGCGATGACTGGAGACTGGGGGTAACCTGAACTGGGTACTGGGCCTGCTGAACTACAGTCTTTATTGGGGATGAAATGGTCCTGTACGACCTGATGGGGGAAGCTATGTCGCTGACTGACTTGATGGAATGGGCCGGTGAGCCGCCTATGTTGGACTTGATGGGGGACGCTGAGGTGATGGACCACACAGACTTCAGTGGAGAGGCAGTGGGCGTGTTGGACGATGAACTGGAGTGGGAACCGAATCCAGACTTGGCTTGGCCAGGGACGGAGACAGGAACAGCCGACCACGCCTGATAAGATCTCGTTGAAAAGACAGGTTTGTGAGTGTAGCCAGTAGGCTGTGTTCTCGGCGAGCTCCGATCAGTTGTTTCTTGAATAACCAAACCAAAGATTTAACATAAATTCAACGGaaaataattgaaataataaaaacagagaaaccagagagagaaagTTGGAGTCAGTAAGGCCAATATTAATCAAAGCAGTAAGAATAATATAATTTATAAAACGTCAATTACTATCTAAACAAAGATATGGTGAAAAGTGATTGTTTAAGGTCAATGATCTGTCACAAAATAGAACAGATGCAAGATAACACACAATGAAGCATACGTGGCAACAAAATGcttgacataacagtgaagaagaAACCATttcaaacataccaagacaacaacacaaccattCTATTAACCATTGATGTGCTTTGTCTGTTTGCCGTTTTGCTGCAGTGCCTTTTATATGTTTGGTGCACACCATGGTCATATGTTTCCAATGCCAAAAATGACCCCACAATCCTTTTAGTATATTATTAGTGCAATAATTGTCTCAAGGGTTCACTTATTGATTGGTTCACAAGAAATGAATGCCCTGAACAATCACTAAGCCAATAAAAGTGAGGTGTTCTTCAAAAGAATGAAAACGCTACAAGATAATAATTATATTTGACATTTGGATGTTGCAATGCCAGTAGTTTTCACAAAAATGTTATGATACAAAAacaaggaaaatatatttcacaaaaTGGAGAGGGTCTGCAaagtatactaaacaaaaatataaatgcaacatgaaacaatttcaaagattttactgagttacagtttacataagaaaatcagtcaattgaaataaataaattaggccctaatctatggattttacatgacggGGCAGGGTTTCGTTCATGGGTGGGCCTTGGCGGGCATAGGCCCACATACTTGGCAGCCAGACCCACCCACTAGGGAGCCAAGCCCAGCAAATCAGAATTCATTTTtcaccacaaaagggctttattacagacaaaaatactccTCAGTACAACCCCCCACCGCCCCTCAGACGATCACACTATTtgagaagccagatgtggaggtcctgggctggcgtggttacacgtggtctgcggttgtgaggccggacggacacactgccaaattctctaaaacgacgttggaggcagcttatagtaaagaaatgaacattaaattctctggcaacagctctggtggacattcctgcagtcagcatgccaattacacgctccctcaaaacttgagacatctgtagcattgtgttgtgtgacaaaactgcacattttaaagtggccttttattgttcccagcacaaggtgcacctatgtaatgatcgtgccgtttaatcagcttcttgatatgccacacctgtcaggtggatggattatcttggcaaaggagaaatgctcactaacagggacgtaaacaaacttgtgcacaacatttgagagaaataagcttttgtgcgtatggaacatttcagggattttttttaaatatttcagctcatgaaacatgagaccaacactttacatgttgcatttatatattttttcagtgcATAAGACACCAAGCAAGGGTTGTCCGGGATGGATATGAATCATGACGTGTATGATGACAGTATGGAAAGTGCTCATAATTCTACACTATTGATATATGAATATATCATAAAGGTAATATCGTACACTGCATATGAAGTTGAATAACGTTATTGATATTTTGTATGAACTGAGGATTTATGAAAGTGAAGATGTTAAACTCACTCGCTGCAGGGTCGGTCAGATAGCTGTAGCGCTTACGCAAAGCTAAGGAGGCAAAGGTATGACGTCGGTCTGGTTTTTCagtctgcaacaacaaaaacaacaaaatatctTTTAACATAAAATAAAGATTGGATTTAAATGCCAAAAATGTATATTCCCTTTTTTGACATTACGGACAGAATTTCTCCCATTTTGTGATTTTGAAATCAAATCGAAATGATGCATTTTGCAGTGTGGGAGTCCATGTTGTTGAGGTAGTAGGCACTGCAAGCGATTGACTAAGAGATCCATGCTTTCCTCCGATTGGACAGATTGAGAGTGACCTTGGTGGCGCGATTTCAAGTGCATTAATCAATCTCATTTTGAAGAAACAC
Proteins encoded:
- the LOC110502535 gene encoding ankyrin-3 isoform X6, which gives rise to MAHAASALKKNRDVDVNAIEDEKEKKRRIKKLASREQKRKSDSNASYLRAARAGNLEKALDYLKSGVEINICNQNGLNALHLASKEGHVEVVAELLKLEANVDAATKKGNTALHIASLAGQTEVVKELVTNGANVNAQSQNGFTPLYMAAQENHLEVVRFLLGHNSSQSMATEDGFTPLAVALQQGHDQVVSLLLENDTKGKVRLPALHIAARKDDTKAAALLLQNDHNADVESKMMVNRTTESGFTPLHIAAHYGNINVATLLLNRGAAVDFMARNDITPLHVASKRGNSNMVKLLLDRGSKIDGKTKDGLTPLHCGARSGHEQVVEILLDRGAPILSKTKNGLSPLHMATQGDHINCVQLLLQNDVPVDDVTNDYLTALHVAAHCGHYKVAKLIVDKKANPNAKALNGFTPLHIACKKNRVKVMELLLKHGASIQAVTESGLTPIHVAAFMGHDNIVNSLTHHGASPNTTNVRGETALHMAARAGQADVVRYLLQNGANVETKAKDDQTALHISSRLGKADIVQQLLQRGASANAATTSGYTPLHLAAREGHEDVAAMLLDQGASLSASTKKGFSPLHVAAKYGKMEVASLLLQKRAAPDAAGKSGLTPLHVAAHYDNQRVALLLLDQGASPHASAKNGYTPLHIAAKKNQMDIGTTLLEYGADTNAVTRQGISPVHLAAQEGSVDLVSLLLSKNANVNMGNKSGLTPLHLAAQEDKVNVAEVLLNQGADIDPETKMGYTPLHVACHYGNIKMANFLIQNQARVDGKTKNGYTPLHQAAQQGHTHIINLLLQHGASANQLTVNGNTALSIARRLGYISVVDTLMPLTDENLTSVTTTEKHKMNVPETMNEFLDMSEDEDVDEGEDAMTGDTDKYLRPQDLKELGDDSLPQEGYMGFSIGVRSASPRISLRSFSSDRSNTLNRSSYARDSMTIEEILAPTKDTLQSVCKDLSYLVDPLNKHLAVTRDYDAECLRRYSWTPDTMDHSNTVSSPIHSGFLVSFMVDARGGSMRGSRSNGMRIIIPPRKCTAPTRITCRLAKRHKLAYPPPMVEGEGLVSRLVEVGPAGAQFLGPVIVEIPHFGSMRGKERELIVLRSDNGDTWKEHQYDCHPSDITDILNGMDEELDSNAELEKKRICRIITRDFPQYFAVVSRIKQESNHMGPEGGTLTSQTVPMVQASFPQGALTKKIRVGLQAQPVPDDMVRNLLGNRATFSPIVTVEPRRRKFHKPITMTIPVPPRSAEGHPSGHRGDSTPCLRLLCSITGGTSPAQWEDITGTTPLSFVTDCVSFTTNVSARFWLTDCHQTPETVSLASQLYRELICVPYLAKFVVFAKMNDPVESRLRCFCMTDDKVDKTLEQQENFEEVARSKDIEVLEGKPIHVDCYGNLSPLTKSGQQLIFNFFSFKENRLPFNVKVRDMGQEPCGRLSFLREPKTTKGLPQTAVCNLNITLPTHKKDMMESDPDDETEKPDRRHTFASLALRKRYSYLTDPAAKTTDRSSPRTQPTGYTHKPVFSTRSYQAWSAVPVSVPGQAKSGFGSHSSSSSNTPTASPLKSVWSITSASPIKSNIGGSPAHSIKSVSDIASPIRSYRTISSPIKTVVQQAQYPVQVTPSLQSSPVRSIPDHVSIKGLAALSTRTSPITTGGGCLLERSSITMTPPASPKSSLNMYSSTLPFKGVIVGTGTTTSSSPIKTVPGLSSVRSSADPSSPSRSLFSSLSSPIKSNTPPSAAALINGTVSPTKYRSSSPTSLLSSSLQGRIQATTNAATTSVNAAFDEVEKTFNSCSASGYGTLKSMSSSASSSYQSIRSSASSSLYASLRSPLNPPSPMTVPVYSIINVLPEPQFKKLPEVSKSAAALLSPRKTMPAETNSQAQSSFARTLSPVKSPLFMSPAALKSTTSSPLSSSQEILKDVAEMKEDLIRMSNILQTEPSSASKGFQSDFPKEARMEDEEPYRIVEKVKQDLVKVSEILTKDTAKINKTAFKTNTTDEVQFSKQVPVDPQQSNWSYPPRYETVVPQIKTKTIPDRDFNLSKVVDYLTNDIGSSSISKIADVKHRSDEVRREGEEKQKRMLKPEHKLKMPPANMRSSASEKELCKLADVLFGPDAMLESPDDIAHDQDKSPLSDSGFETRSERTPSAPQSAEGMGPKTLFQDIPPVITETRTEVVHVIRSYESPEDNKQPMTEDTREVRYIDAEPKGLNASNVDQTKSFQMKISPDDDSMGKGMRVKEETHITTTTRMVYHKPQSKENTSERIEESMSVHDIMKAFQSGRDPSRELAGLFEHKAGNDDTSQRVLEDISSKPKVERIIEVHIEKGNKTEPTEVIIRETKNRPEKEMYFYQGNSGMSRQGEEEPEESLPCYLESSRVNTPMTQEDDSHPSSEQLMADDSYKTLKLLSQHSVEYNDDESSELRGESYNFADKMLLSEKPDSSHSDTEEYLRDRSRFQSPDRSCYSQGRSSGSRQEYILKSSNTDKSGQIANVDDNFDKLTLLQYSSEPGSPKHSVWMRVTDDRQSKNREKLIYEDRVDRTVKEAEEKLSEVSQFFRDKTEKLNDELSSPEKKSRRSDFRETRSGPSSTHSSPERSAYRNGGSGEECRDRFRDRFGSNDRKCASLPSSPERRVLLQYKDDNRKPGDGISQGNVGDASKPFQMSSSKVSAVRLHFEQEAQKQDTGPQWGHTSNPPVRKLLESKLPVYQVFAGSNIPKSPDSPGCTRKVLESEVRGSSGPSPSANRYIYSSPKHGTNGNEQEEKKSFKTWECHGNGNYQPQVSIHKDHNSQREQQGFRDGIAKKDETTKKIIYTELVVRENPNSTGGLKKNSESQIPVRMPSSFSENHQSTSLKFDTSVKLCERPGLQIPTLARNRLHSGSESRKSTNCSSVETSSDSFDSSQSTVVCNGIDSDQVGYLENIVIEGFKDIKPLPVYVSIQVGKKYEKETAEQLGTYKKIVSHESRTVHETRGARYTIKQKQTPSPQGSPEDDTLEQVTLMDSSGKSPVTPETPSSEEVSLASRTPDSVIGYMPGMPIPIAEESEEDEGKTFVYKESLPKKTKPASSEPSNRNQETLKRHKEKRVAYIEFPPPPPLEAEHSDPDKRGSCASSEAETEMMEVNLQEEHDRHLLAEPIIRVQPPSPVPPGADDSDSSDDESVFHPIPNKKYTFKMKEKEEGEKLLKPQKPERNGNNKESGTNGVEKEEDVDLEKNGNDQSITDCSIATTAEFSHDTDATEIDSLDGYDLQDEDDGLSEQDPKTSSLSNDGKTCDRSFSQSKLEVIEEEKTPSEDGGDNGKANSDQNTGDEKDYTLEGRHPDRQGDRQDFADNYFRCQLEEELNSTFKTVATKGLDFDPWSSKGGEGEGVFDAKAREEDPKPFGLSVEDKSQATTPDTTPARTPTDESTPTSEPNPFPFHEGKMFEMTRSGAIDMSKRDFVEERLQFFQIGEHSSDGKSGDKGRGGKSPGVVTSQSKTGERGEGVKLETATESSTSAKCSPAQTGTDTGCTDAPSGDTVAETTSSFTITASKVDPKLRTPIKMGIAITVKKDSGDHTDYKAEMSESQMPEYISLENQSLGSQFSGYRDPKLSERRDYPAENCNNNNNLESSSVQANYIQCGSVVFNLQSSSEPTLQKASRIEALFCRDSLEVEENSVQAEQRQSEAIKEAEAKQQKSRLPVKAPGWSFHTQGTAIGKQKPKQVVKAEVRRRAEPVIAKVEPRSRIPIKDIKKSSTPSSPISVQVTTQSSRERVAIQFPSRLPIKDRSQVSSSGETSRENASEVCKRTIEYFKGISGETLKLANRLSDDEKKTQGEQSEEDSTSRSTSLSDPSQPSRSSRSGRGSRAEAGALSVRAKVDRASGSERSRRSRRTGGKEGSQVAGPRAPPVAEIKPSPQSPCERTDLRMAIVADHLGLSWTELAREMNFSVDEINHIRVENPNSLTAQSFMLLKKWVSRDGKNATTDALTGVLTKVNRMDIVTLLEGPIFDYGNISGTRSFADDNAVYLDQADDYHCILAQLQSPAQLHSDPSFTELYSEPPTLTIDPEPSPVQLKPDPPIFILTQSESWADHMEPDSSTRSPSRPYELSLYIPTLDFDPTATTNTGMAEGDQVLIVEEEKKEVDISLQQMSFASPEQCEVEKEVKKQVSFFSSSLSSPSSPWQAQQDSRQAGAEEVVKGDGEEVVEAGEMVENGDKVVEEGDNKMVLEGGKERENGAEVAEEGAKVVKEGDNKMVLEGGKEPENGAEALGEQGVSGSTEEKDGDENEMTEDKLKSLLEDIHLEEGSEEEEGEEMTEAKVQEILSQVKQAEKDMCSLPGWHSETFSVNVEPPTPGRSVSSDLLDRQENSQENSSDSATSSSRGEPGRSRHNGDHTELPPHDGSLPLSQDSANRRAGHGKEEGVLVSEKKVQQRFSESGTDEEQTVTTRVFRRRVILKGEQAKNIPGESVTEEQFTDEDGNIITRKVIRKVIRRVSMPDDQGGDRGRWDRGDLWPCPFSLEEELEQGDGAKSRRKEERLGEKKLHS